One Bombus huntii isolate Logan2020A chromosome 12, iyBomHunt1.1, whole genome shotgun sequence DNA segment encodes these proteins:
- the LOC126871767 gene encoding uncharacterized protein LOC126871767, whose translation MVSTQKRLPKTDPNKPSETERLVTWISRVRNKKLKCRRNRKRDLRIEAVLTCALSKAENDLRIQQLSTASKWQRLKRQCLKKGNYSNYELYNGEDTENRRLSQQNPWKKPLCPELSSLDDFMSKLAEIKVPLQR comes from the coding sequence ATGGTGAGCACACAGAAGAGACTTCCAAAAACTGACCCCAACAAGCCAAGTGAAACTGAACGATTAGTAACTTGGATTAGCAGAGTTCGCAACAAAAAATTAAAGTGTCGCCGAAATCGCAaacgcgatttacggattgaagcagtactgacgtgcgctctttccaaagctgaaaatgatttacgcatccaGCAATTATCAAcagcttcaaaatggcagCGACTTAAAAgacaatgcttgaagaagggaaattattcaaattatgAACTCTACAATGGTGAAGACACAGAAAATCGGAGATTgtctcaacagaatccctGGAAAAAGCCATTATGTCCTGAATTGAGCAGTTTAGACGATTTCAtgtctaagttggcagaaataaaagtacCGTTACAACGCTGA
- the LOC126871726 gene encoding aarF domain-containing kinase 1, protein MFLSKRLLKGAALGIIGLGTLASLRANEYDLGAIGIVRLGRAAITVFIIGRHYRNELYGSNLDPNTQEYLDLKSKVHKYGAQKLLELCCANKGVYIKVGQHIGALDYLLPSEYVNTMRVLHSSAPQSSFKDILTVIKEDFKKDPYEIFESIDPEPLGTASLAQVHKAILKNGDVVAVKIQHRSVKTNSYVDIKTMSALVKLTSLVFPDFKFDWLVDETKKNIPRELDFTQEGKNAEKIQNIFSHYHWLKIPKIHWEISSPRVLAMEFLEGGQINDLKYIQTSNLNPYEVSSKLGRLYSHMIFIVGFVHSDPHPGNVLVRKKNNEAEIILLDHGLYANLSNEFRWEYSKLWLAIFDGNKAAMQTHCANLGVTDLYGLLACMVSGRSWNTIITGVQKTKYDIQEKEEFQKEIPNLLPQISTVLDKVNRQMLLILKTNDLMRCIEYSLNTESRMSGMLEMSKCCIQSVYGEKLKTCTNIWEKWKVSISQQWALFKLSLYYIYLGALNFNIQNSVNSFMKNEFYTF, encoded by the coding sequence atGTTTTTATCAAAAAGATTGCTAAAAGGTGCAGCTCTTGGAATAATTGGATTGGGAACGCTAGCATCCTTAAGAGCAAATGAATATGACTTGGGAGCTATAGGTATTGTACGATTAGGACGTGCTGCAATTACTGTCTTTATAATTGGGAGGCATTATAGAAACGAATTGTATGGTAGTAATTTAGATCCAAATACTCAGGAATATCTTGACTTAAAATCAAAAGTACATAAATATGGAGCACAGAAACTCTTAGAACTTTGCTGTGCCAACAAAGGTGTTTATATAAAAGTAGGTCAACATATTGGCGCACTAGATTATTTATTGCCATCAGAATATGTTAATACAATGAGGGTGTTACATAGTTCAGCACCACAGTCATCTTTTAAAGATATACTTACTGTTATTAAAGAAGATTTCAAGAAAGATCcatatgaaatatttgaaagtaTTGATCCTGAACCTTTAGGCACTGCTAGTTTAGCACAAGTTCATAAAgctatattaaaaaatggtgATGTTGTTGCTGTTAAAATTCAACATCGATCAGTTAAAACAAATTCCTATGtagatataaaaactatgtCAGCCTTAGTAAAATTAACATCATTAGTTTTCCCTGATTTTAAATTTGATTGGCTTGTTGATGAAACTAAGAAGAATATTCCTCGAGAGTTGGACTTCACTCAAGAGGGAAAAAATGcagaaaaaattcaaaatatattttcacattATCATTGGttaaaaataccaaaaatACATTGGGAAATTTCATCACCACGAGTTCTAGCAATGGAATTTTTGGAAGGAGGACAAATTAATGATTTAAAATACATTCAAACCAGTAATTTAAATCCATATGAAGTTAGCAGTAAATTAGGTCGACTTTATAGCCACATGATATTCATTGTTGGTTTTGTACATTCAGACCCACATCCTGGTAATGTTTTAGtcagaaagaaaaataatgaagcAGAAATTATACTTCTAGATCATGGATTGTATGCAAACCTCTCAAATGAATTTCGATGGGAATATTCTAAGCTTTGGTTGGCAATATTTGATGGCAATAAAGCTGCAATGCAAACGCATTGTGCTAATTTAGGTGTTACAGATTTGTATGGGTTATTAGCTTGTATGGTATCAGGACGATCTTGGAATACAATTATAACTGGTGTTCAGAAAACCAAATATGATATACAGGAAAAAGAGGAATTTCAAAAAGAAATACCAAATTTATTACCACAAATTAGCACTGTACTAGACAAAGTGAATAGGCAAATGTTATTAATCCTTAAAACAAATGATCTTATGCGTTGTATCGAATATTCCCTCAACACAGAATCAAGAATGTCAGGAATGTTGGAAATGTCAAAATGTTGCATACAATCTGTATATGGAGAGAAACTGAAAACCTGCACGAATATATGGGAAAAGTGGAAAGTTTCTATATCTCAACAATGGGCACTCTTTAaattatcattatattatatatacttgggagcattaaattttaatatacaaaattctgTTAACTCATTTATGAAAAAcgaattttatactttttaa